The Mercenaria mercenaria strain notata unplaced genomic scaffold, MADL_Memer_1 contig_1287, whole genome shotgun sequence genomic interval aggccttGCTGAACAACATGTTACAGCTGCTAGACCCGTGAAAATCAAACGAGATGGAAAAGAAATCATAACTAACACTATCATTCTTACATTCGGCATCCCATTCCTTCCAAGTTCTGTAAAAGTAGGTTATCTTCAAACAAAGGTCACCCAGTATATACCAAATCCCCTCCAATGCTATaactgctttaaatttggacacaaCGAATCAAACTGCAAAGGAGAATTCATTTGTCACAAATGCAAACAAAACGGTTTCTCTCATGAGCCAGACAGGTGCAAGGGTCCATTgtgttgtgtgaattgcggcgaggaacattcagccaggtctcgcgacTGCAAGACATGGAGGATTGAAAAGGAGGTCCTCAATGTCAAGTTCACGCAGGGCATTGGATTCCCTGAAGCCAGACGAATCGCAATTGCTAAG includes:
- the LOC123560923 gene encoding uncharacterized protein LOC123560923 — protein: MQVHCTPYSELLKGVIRCPDLAGVPETEIVQGLAEQHVTAARPVKIKRDGKEIITNTIILTFGIPFLPSSVKVGYLQTKVTQYIPNPLQCYNCFKFGHNESNCKGEFICHKCKQNGFSHEPDRCKGPLCCVNCGEEHSARSRDCKTWRIEKEVLNVKFTQGIGFPEARRIAIAKFMPPSLTTTYSSITKSNAPKSTTFFDASTQTDSMPVQDLPKEKPKVSEKPSLTPQAPKAAAKPTLPPVVQNVPKYSSTPSSRQNVIPNSNQRG